The following proteins come from a genomic window of Gossypium raimondii isolate GPD5lz chromosome 5, ASM2569854v1, whole genome shotgun sequence:
- the LOC105769108 gene encoding CBL-interacting serine/threonine-protein kinase 25 — protein sequence MEERHILFGKYEMGRLLGKGTFAKVYYAKELKSGESVAIKVINKAEVKKEGMMEQIKREISVTRLVRHPNVVELKEVMATKTKIFFVMEYVRGGELFAKVFKGKLKEEAARKYFQQLISAVDFCHSRGVSHRDLKPENLLLDENEDLKISDFGLSALPEQLRNDGLLHTQCGTPAYVAPEVLRKKGYDGSKADIWSCGVILYVLLAGFLPFQDENIMKMYRKVFKAEFEFPLWFSTESKRLISKLLVADPERRIAIPAIMRVPWFRKGLRRPLSFSIEEPISDNTEDDDSVSKTTKPSSPKFFNAFEFISSMSSGFDLSSLFENKRKPRTMFTSRCSPTTIMAKIEVVVKGLNFRVGKVKDFKMKLQGSSEGRKGKLLVTAEVSEVAPEVAIVEFSKSSGDTLEYAQFCEESVRPALKDIVWTWQGDSFNYSSNVKIEGEECEKCQPHTA from the coding sequence ATGGAAGAGAGGCATATTCTGTTTGGGAAATATGAGATGGGGAGATTGCTTGGGAAAGGCACTTTCGCCAAAGTCTACTACGCGAAGGAATTAAAATCGGGTGAAAGCGTGGCGATAAAGGTCATCAACAAAGCTGAGGTAAAGAAAGAAGGCATGATGGAGCAGATCAAGAGGGAAATCTCTGTGACGCGTCTTGTTCGTCATCCAAACGTAGTGGAACTCAAAGAAGTCATGGCGACCAAAACCAAGATCTTCTTTGTTATGGAGTATGTCCGTGGTGGTGAACTATTCGCCAAAGTTTTCAAAGGCAAACTCAAAGAAGAGGCTGCTCGTAAGTACTTCCAACAACTGATAAGCGCAGTCGATTTCTGCCATAGCAGAGGTGTTTCGCACCGGGATTTGAAGCCCGAGAACCTTCTATTGGACGAGAATGAAGATCTGAAGATCTCTGATTTCGGGTTGTCGGCCTTGCCCGAGCAGCTTCGCAATGATGGGCTCCTCCATACTCAGTGTGGGACTCCGGCATATGTTGCCCCTGAGGTTTTGAGGAAAAAAGGCTACGATGGATCCAAAGCTGATATCTGGTCTTGTGGGGTTATCTTGTATGTGCTTCTCGCAGGTTTCTTACCGTTTCAAGATGAGAATATTATGAAGATGTACAGGAAAGTTTTCAAAGCTGAATTTGAGTTCCCACTCTGGTTTTCAACGGAATCAAAGCGTTTGATCTCTAAACTACTCGTGGCTGACCCTGAAAGGAGGATCGCAATTCCAGCAATAATGCGTGTTCCTTGGTTTCGAAAAGGACTTAGACGTCCCCTTTCGTTTTCAATTGAGGAACCCATATCAGATAATACAGAAGATGATGATTCTGTCTCCAAGACTACCAAACCATCGTCTCCGAAATTCTTCAACGCTTTTGAGTTCATTTCCTCTATGTCGTCAGGGTTTGATTTGTCGAGTTTGTTCGAAAACAAGAGGAAACCGAGGACGATGTTCACGTCGAGATGTTCACCTACAACAATCATGGCGAAAATTGAAGTTGTGGTGAAGGGGTTGAACTTCAGAGTAGGAAAAGTCAAGGACTTCAAGATGAAACTACAAGGGTCATCAGAAGGACGGAAAGGGAAGCTCTTGGTGACGGCGGAGGTGTCTGAAGTGGCACCGGAGGTAGCAATTGTGGAATTCTCCAAGTCTTCCGGTGACACCTTGGAATATGCTCAGTTCTGCGAGGAAAGTGTGAGGCCTGCATTAAAAGACATTGTTTGGACATGGCAAGGTGACAGTTTCAACTACTCTAGTAACGTTAAAATCGAGGGAGAAGAATGTGAAAAGTGTCAGCCACATACAGCCTAA
- the LOC105769109 gene encoding probable WRKY transcription factor 40 — MESTWVDTTLDLNINSSHNTIKVLKRESSGKLADSDVKVPVKQETGALVEELNRIIAENKKLTEMLTVLCERYSSLQNQYMELVSRNSGSDATAATSKKRKAECEDYVPMIGFSGKAESSFSDEDSCKKPKDCIKAKISRAYVRTNPSDNSLIVRDGYQWRKYGQKVTRDNPSPRAYFKCSFAPSCPVKKKVQRSAEDPSILVATYEGEHNHAQHSTPALSSLSPNSGTSNPRSAPVSSSSSAPTKSSPPTVTLELMKPTGLGNDTKNPTQQVDEPAIQKILVQQMAASLTRDPTFTAALAAAISGKVLDHKW; from the exons ATGGAATCGACTTGGGTGGATACGACTCTCGACCTCAACATCAATTCTTCCCATAATACCATCAAAGTTCTG AAGAGAGAATCCAGTGGAAAACTGGCTGATTCTGATGTGAAAGTACCAGTTAAACAAGAG ACCGGAGCTTTGGTGGAGGAATTGAACCGGATTATCGCTGAGAACAAGAAGCTAACTGAGATGCTAACAGTTTTATGCGAGCGCTACAGCTCTTTGCAGAACCAATACATGGAATTGGTGAGCAGGAACTCGGGAAGTGATGCAACAGCTGCAACatcaaaaaagagaaaagccGAGTGTGAGGATTATGTCCCTATGATTGGATTCAGTGGAAAAGCTGAGAGCAGCTTTAGTGATGAAGACTCGTGCAAAAAGCCTAAGGACTGCATCAAAGCAAAAATTTCAAGGGCTTACGTCCGCACAAATCCTTCTGATAACAGCCTG ATTGTGAGAGATGGATATCAATGGAGAAAATATGGTCAAAAGGTTACAAGAGATAACCCCTCTCCGAGGGCATACTTCAAGTGCTCCTTCGCCCCAAGTTGTCCCGTCAAGAAAAAG GTGCAAAGAAGTGCTGAAGATCCATCAATCCTGGTTGCTACTTATGAAGGAGAGCACAACCATGCACAACACTCTACACCAGCATTATCATCATTAAGCCCCAACAGTGGTACCAGTAACCCTCGTTCAGCTcctgtttcttcttcttcttctgccCCCACCAAATCTTCACCTCCCACAGTAACTCTGGAGCTGATGAAACCAACTGGGTTGGGTAATGATACCAAAAACCCAACCCAACAAGTTGATGAACCAGCTATCCAAAAGATTTTAGTTCAACAAATGGCAGCTTCTTTGACTAGAGACCCGACTTTTACAGCAGCTCTAGCTGCAGCCATATCTGGAAAAGTTCTAGATCACAAGTGGTAA
- the LOC105768161 gene encoding WRKY transcription factor WRKY76 — MSPDYDKEKVEALEAELDCLQKENEALGLMFETMSRKYIMLHQAYLHQKSNKRQRLEVPAAAGSKASQVFVKTDPRDQSLIVKDGFQWRKYGQKVTKDNPSPRAYFKCFMAPGCPVKKKVQRCVEDKSIVVATYEGQHNHDVDSTAAGKSLLASCSSAIFSGTRSIPFPPLDNPFRPTITLDLTLSGSDLQNHRNLPSFMHDYSTSNDDGNNNKKKIEDYVASFTKDPNFTLALAAAVARSIKTEHPKPSLP, encoded by the exons ATGTCTCCAGATTACGACAAAGAAAAg gTGGAAGCTCTGGAAGCAGAGCTGGACTGTTTGCAGAAAGAGAATGAAGCTCTCGGATTAATGTTTGAAACGATGAGCAGAAAGTACATCATGCTTCATCAAGCTTATCTCCACCAGAAATCAAACAAGAGGCAAAGACTTGAAGTTCCGGCTGCTGCTGGATCCAAGGCGTCACAGGTTTTCGTGAAAACGGACCCCAGAGACCAAAGCCTT ATAGTGAAAGATGGATTTCAATGGAGAAAATATGGCCAGAAAGTTACTAAAGACAATCCCTCGCCTCGAGCTTATTTTAAGTGCTTTATGGCTCCGGGATGCCCTGTCAAAAAGAAG GTTCAGCGATGCGTGGAGGACAAATCTATTGTTGTGGCAACATACGAAGGACAACACAACCATGATGTTGATTCCACAGCTGCCGGAAAATCATTGTTAGCATCATGCAGCTCGGCGATATTTTCCGGGACGAGAAGCATTCCTTTTCCACCTCTGGATAATCCTTTTCGACCAACCATCACCCTTGATCTCACTCTTTCAGGCTCCGACTTACAAAACCACAGAAACCTTCCAAGCTTTATGCATGATTATAGCACCAGTAACGACGAcggaaataataataagaagaagatcGAAGACTATGTTGCATCCTTTACAAAAGATCCTAACTTCACTCTAGCTTTAGCTGCAGCGGTTGCTCGCTCCATCAAAACTGAACACCCTAAACCATCACTTCCGTGA
- the LOC105768155 gene encoding formin-like protein 6, whose translation MGLFRKLFFRKPPDGLLEISERVYVFDCCFSTDIREEKEYRVYIENIVCKLRDHFTDASFMVFNFREGEYQSQIASILSEYDMTVMDYPRQYEGCPLLTTELIHHFLKSSENWFSLGQQNIILMHSERGGLPVLAFMLTALLLYRKQYSGEQKTLEMIYKQAPRELLHLTSPLNPLPSQLRYLQYVSRRNVGSEWPPSDKALTLDCIILRCIPNMDGEGGCRLIFRIYGQDPFMAADRTPKVLFSTPKNSKFVQYYKQADCELVKINIRCHVVGDVVLECISLDSNLERELMVFRIMFNTAFIRSNILMLNRDEIDILWNTKDQFPKDFSAEVIFSDIDVAPSAISIDFPDIEEKNGLSIDDFAKVQEIFSRVDYTDVANMLQENLKTGCPKSKEIASVLHDDKVEEKSNSEAPEHVTTSPTSDALEKQSICSFQSSDANSTRTKFEPEEIQVAPQMATQHSPSAVPSSDSSSTEGKTESQELQVALQEAELTNPSRRNVEIQEIQVSSQQPAQSTSTFTPVLDVNSIRKKTEPQELQVAVQRPAQPKIISQRGPQSSISSPVSYCNSLPGSPAPISRYRSPPSALGITALLHDHDASESEDHSHPVASSLSSSSVSSHLSNTPKHLQLTRAIASPGQSSFVPPPPPPLPSFSGASPAYQPPPSLEVSPPSVKSSFQSPPHPPPPLHSFSRESPSPLVKNSLQSLPPSSSASLAPKVENLFRSPPPPPPLPPSSATSPSSSVKNSFSAPPPPPPPPLPPFSAISPSFTVKNSSSAPPPPPPLPNVASSTTCPNSCSPQIRTSGPPPPPAPPPQSGSISDPTSKSSVPRPSPPPPPSLAAKGPSPNNSAHVPPVPPPPAPCAKGLSKAGDTSPQLHSVSNGNIPSIPGQPSAAPLNLKGRGISRIGPKSLAQPRKNNLKPYHWLKLTRAMQGSLWAEAQKPEEASKAPEIDMSELESLFSAAAPNSDNASRDGKSNRGASGRKPEKVQLIELRRAYNCEIMLTKVKIPLPDLTSSVLTLDDTTLDSDQLENLIKFCPTKEETELLKGYNGDKEKLGKCEQFFLELIKVPRVESKLRVFLFKIQFSSQVSDLRNGLNIINSTAEEVRNSVKLKRIMQTILYLGNALNKGTARGSAVGFRLDSLLKLTETRARNNKMTLMHYLCKVLNEKSPELLEFPKDLVTLEASTKIQLKCLAEEMQAISKGLEKVVQELTASENDGPVSETFCWTLKEFLGFAESEVRSLALLYSSVGRNADALALYFGEDPARCPFEQVVSTLLNFVRMFVRAHEENCKQLELEKKKAQKEADNEKLKVSTPTKKSEHLK comes from the exons ATGGGGTTGTTTAGGAAGCTCTTTTTTAGAAAGCCGCCTGATGGACTTTTGGAGATCTCTGAAAGGGTTTACG TTTTTGATTGCTGCTTTTCCACGGACATACGGGAAGAAAAGGAATATAGAGTCTACATCGAAAACATAGTGTGTAAACTCCGTGATCATTTTACTGATGCTTCATTCATGGTGTTCAACTTCCGAGAAGGAGAGTACCAAAGTCAAATTGCTAGCATATTGTCCGAGTACGATATGACTGTAATGGACTATCCTCGTCAATATGAAGGTTGCCCATTACTCACGACGGAGCTGATCCATCATTTCCTGAAATCAAGTGAAAACTGGTTCTCACTCGGGCAACAAAATATAATCTTAATGCATAGTGAACGAGGTGGGTTGCCAGTTTTGGCGTTTATGCTTACTGCTCTTTTACTATATCGAAAGCAGTATTCCGGGGAGCAGAAAACATTAGAAATGATCTATAAGCAAGCACCTCGTGAGCTTTTGCATTTGACATCTCCCCTGAATCCACTACCCTCCCAACTAAGGTACCTCCAGTATGTCTCTCGGAGAAATGTGGGCTCAGAATGGCCTCCATCAGATAAGGCACTTACATTGGACTGTATTATTCTAAGATGTATTCCTAATATGGATGGTGAGGGGGGCTGCCGTCTGATATTTAGGATATATGGACAGGATCCTTTTATGGCTGCTGATAGGACCCCCAAAGTTCTGTTCTCTACGCCGAAGAATAGTAAATTTGTTCAGTATTACAAGCAA GCGGACTGTGAACTAGTTAAAATCAACATCCGTTGCCATGTTGTGGGTGATGTTGTGCTTGAATGTATTAGTCTGGATAGCAATCTGGAGCGGGAATTAATGGTGTTCAGGATCATGTTCAATACAGCCTTTATAAGATCAAACATTTTGATGCTTAACCGTGATGAAATTGACATCTTATGGAATACTAAGGACCAATTTCCAAAGGACTTCAGTGCAGAG GTCATTTTCTCAGATATAGATGTTGCACCTTCTGCCATTTCAATTGATTTTCCGGATATTGAGGAGAAAAATGGCctttccattgatgattttgctaaagttCAAGAAATTTTCAGCAGAGTTGATTATACAGATGTAGCAAATATGCTACAAGAAAATTTGAAGACAGGTTGTCCCAAGAGTAAGGAAATAGCCAGTGTCTTGCATGATGATAAAGTCGAGGAGAAATCTAACTCGGAGGCACCAGAACACGTTACTACAAGTCCAACGTCCGATGCTTTGGAGAAACAATCTATATGCTCTTTTCAATCATCAGATGCAAATTCAACTAGAACGAAGTTTGAACCAGAAGAAATCCAGGTTGCTCCTCAAATGGCTACACAGCATTCACCCTCTGCTGTGCCTTCTTCAGATTCAAGCTCAACTGAAGGGAAAACCGAATCACAAGAACTTCAAGTTGCTCTTCAAGAAGCAGAACTTACCAATCCAAGTAGAAGGAATGttgaaattcaagaaattcaagTTTCTTCACAACAACCTGCACAATCTACATCGACTTTCACTCCTGTCCTGGATGTAAATTCAATCAGAAAGAAAACTGAACCCCAAGAACTTCAGGTTGCCGTGCAAAGGCCTGCACAACCTAAGATTATATCCCAGCGAGGACCTCAGTCTTCAATCTCTTCTCCAGTTTCATATTGCAATTCCTTGCCAGGTTCACCTGCTCCAATATCAAGATACCGTAGTCCACCTTCAGCTCTTGGCATTACAGCTCTATTGCATGATCATGATGCATCTGAAAGTGAAGATCACAGTCATCCTGTGGCATCATCTTTATCTTCCTCATCAGTTTCAAGTCATTTATCAAATACACCTAAGCATCTGCAACTTACTCGTGCAATTGCTTCACCTGGTCAGTCATCATTtgttcctcctcctcctcctccattGCCCTCTTTTTCAGGAGCATCTCCTGCTTATCAACCCCCTCCTTCTCTGGAGGTATCTCCTCCTTCAGTGAAGAGTTCATTCCAGTCTCCCCCCCATCCTCCCCCTCCTCTACATTCCTTTTCTAGGGAATCTCCATCTCCCTTGGTTAAGAATTCACTTCAATCTCTTCCTCCCTCCTCGAGTGCATCTTTAGCTCCCAAAGTCGAGAACTTGTTCCGGTCTCCCCCTCCCCCACCACCACTCCCTCCATCCTCAGCTACATCTCCATCTTCTTCTGTAAAGAATTCGTTTTCAGCTCCCCCTCCCCCTCCCCCTCCCCCACTCCCTCCTTTCTCAGCTATATCTCCATCTTTTACCGTAAAGAATTCATCTTCAGCTCCCCCTCCTCCTCCACCACTCCCTAACGTGGCTTCCTCAACCACCTGCCCCAATTCATGTTCACCACAGATTCGGACATCTGGACCTCCTCCACCACCTGCACCTCCCCCACAGTCTGGATCTATCTCAGATCCTACTAGTAAATCCTCAGTGCCACGGCCAtcacctcctcctcctcctaGTCTTGCTGCGAAGGGTCCTTCACCAAATAACTCTGCTCATGTTCCACCTGTGCCACCTCCTCCAGCTCCTTGTGCCAAAGGATTATCTAAAGCAGGTGACACCTCTCCACAGTTACATTCAGTAAGCAATGGCAATATACCTTCAATTCCAGGACAACCTTCTGCTGCTCCTTTGAATTTGAAGGGACGGGGCATATCACGCATAGGTCCTAAAAGTCTGGCTCAACCTAGAAAAAACAACTTGAAGCCATATCATTGGTTGAAGTTGACGAGGGCGATGCAAGGAAGCTTATGGGCTGAGGCACAAAAACCTGAAGAAGCTTCCAA GGCTCCGGAAATTGACATGTCAGAACTTGAGAGTCTTTTCTCTGCAGCCGCACCTAATTCAGATAATGCTAGCAGGGATGGGAAATCAAATCGAGGTGCTTCAGGCCGTAAACCTGAGAAAGTCCAGCTG ATTGAGCTTAGGCGGGCATATAATTGTGAAATCATGCTCACAAAAGTCAAAATTCCTTTGCCTGATTTGACG AGTTCGGTACTTACCTTGGATGATACAACACTAGATTCCGATCAGCTTGAGAACCTTATTAAGTTTTGTCCTACTAAAGAAGAGACTGAATTACTCAAG GGTTATAATGGAGATAAGGAGAAGTTGGGAAAATGTGAACAA TTTTTCCTAGAGTTGATAAAAGTGCCACGAGTAGAGTCAAAGCTAAGAGTTTTCTTATTCAAGATACAATTTTCTTCCCAG GTTTCTGACCTTAGAAATGGTTTGAATATCATAAACTCTACAGCTGAAGAG GTGAGGAATTCGGTCAAATTGAAAAGGATCATGCAAACTATTCTTTATCTGGGAAATGCATTGAACAAGGGCACTGCAAGGG GTTCTGCTGTTGGTTTTCGATTGGATAGTCTCCTGAAACTCACTGAGACACGAGCTCGGAACAACAAGATGACTCTCATGCATTATCTTTGCAAG GTCCTGAATGAAAAGTCGCCAGAATTACTAGAATTTCCAAAAGACCTTGTAACTTTGGAAGCTTCAACGaag ATACAATTGAAATGTTTAGCAGAGGAAATGCAAGCCATTAGTAAAGGATTGGAGAAAGTTGTACAAGAACTGACTGCCTCAGAAAATGATGGTCCAGTGTCTGAAACATTTTGTTGG aCTTTAAAGGAGTTCCTTGGTTTTGCTGAAAGTGAAGTCAGGTCTTTGGCTTTGCTTTATTCTAGTGTG GGTAGAAATGCAGATGCCTTGGCTCTTTATTTTGGAGAAGATCCGGCACGGTGCCCATTTGAGCAAG TTGTGTCCACTCTGCTCAATTTTGTGAGGATGTTTGTCCGAGCACACGAGGAAAACTGCAAGCAGCTTGAATTGGAAAAGAAGAAAGCACAGAAAGAGGCAGATAATGAGAAGCTGAAAGTTAGTACTCCGACAAAGAAGTCTGAACACTTGAAATGA